The Teredinibacter sp. KSP-S5-2 genome includes a window with the following:
- the carB gene encoding carbamoyl-phosphate synthase large subunit: protein MPKRTDIESILIIGAGPIVIGQACEFDYSGAQACKALREEGYRVILVNSNPATIMTDPAMADATYIEPITWQTVAKIIAKEKPDAVLPTMGGQTALNCALDLHKHGVLQEHGVELIGATQDAIDKAEDRHRFDQAMKKIGLECPRAKIVHTLEEANEVPKEFGFPVIIRPSFTMGGSGGGIAYNWEEFEEICNRGLDLSPTNELLIDESLLGWKEYEMEVVRDKNDNCIIICSIENFDPMGVHTGDSITVAPAQTLTDKEYQIMRDASVAVLREIGVETGGSNVQFAVNPDNGRLVVIEMNPRVSRSSALASKATGFPIAKVAAKLAVGYTLDELQNEITGGATPASFEPSIDYVVTKIPRFTFEKFGDADARLTTQMKSVGEVMAIGRTFQESLQKALRGLEVGSAGFESKVDLSTEDTREEAKAKIRRDLSTPGAERIWYVGDAFRLGMDLEEVFERSKIDRWFLIQILEIIETEARLASVPLSAIDKDSMFRLKRMGFSDKRLADLLAVKEKLVRDHRIALGVRPVYKRVDTCAAEFATATAYMYSTYEEECESEPSDREKIMVIGGGPNRIGQGIEFDYCCVHAALAAREDGYETIMVNCNPETVSTDYDTSDRLYFEPVTLEDVLEIVHKEKPKGVIVQFGGQTPLKLARALEAENVPIIGTSPEAIDRAEDREQFQQMIHRLGLTQPANAIVRSTEEALKVAADVGYPLVVRPSYVLGGRAMEIVYNENELRTYMRDAVQASEDAPVLLDHFLNNAIEVDIDAVSDGKDVVIGAIMQHIEQCGVHSGDSACSLPPYSLPEDVQNEMREQVRKMAHELGVVGLMNVQLAYQDETIYVIEVNPRGSRTVPFVSKCIGTSLAKIAALCQAGKTLEEQGFTQEVIPTYFSVKEAVFPFNKFPAVDPILGPEMKSTGEVMGVGDCFAEAYLKAQVASGSAVPTSGTAFISVRDEDKQKAILIGKELSDMGFKLVATRGTALPLLDAGIEVGIVNKVAEGRPHIVDMIKNREIQIVINTTEGRKAIRDSASIRRSAENNHVYYTTTLEGAKALCMALRFGEEKEVRRLQDLHTRVAG, encoded by the coding sequence ATGCCAAAAAGAACTGACATCGAAAGTATCCTGATTATTGGTGCAGGTCCCATTGTTATTGGTCAAGCTTGCGAATTTGACTACTCCGGTGCGCAAGCCTGTAAGGCGCTGAGAGAAGAGGGATACCGGGTTATTCTGGTTAATTCAAACCCTGCAACCATCATGACCGACCCGGCCATGGCGGATGCAACGTATATTGAACCAATCACCTGGCAGACGGTGGCAAAAATTATTGCCAAAGAAAAGCCAGACGCGGTCTTGCCGACTATGGGTGGGCAAACTGCATTGAACTGTGCGTTGGACTTACATAAGCATGGTGTATTGCAAGAGCATGGTGTGGAGCTGATTGGTGCAACGCAAGATGCCATCGATAAAGCTGAAGACCGACACCGCTTTGACCAGGCAATGAAAAAAATTGGCCTGGAGTGTCCACGAGCTAAAATCGTTCACACCCTGGAAGAAGCCAACGAAGTACCAAAAGAGTTTGGTTTCCCGGTCATTATTCGCCCTTCATTTACCATGGGTGGTTCCGGTGGCGGTATTGCCTATAACTGGGAAGAATTTGAAGAAATTTGTAACCGCGGATTGGATCTTTCACCGACTAACGAGCTGTTAATTGATGAGTCGCTGTTGGGTTGGAAAGAGTATGAAATGGAAGTTGTCCGTGACAAAAACGACAACTGTATCATTATCTGTTCCATTGAAAACTTTGACCCTATGGGGGTGCATACTGGCGACTCGATCACCGTTGCGCCGGCGCAAACTCTAACCGATAAAGAATACCAAATCATGCGCGATGCCTCTGTGGCGGTGCTGCGTGAAATCGGTGTGGAAACCGGTGGGTCGAACGTTCAGTTTGCGGTAAACCCGGATAACGGTCGCTTGGTTGTTATCGAAATGAACCCGCGTGTATCCCGTTCTTCTGCTCTTGCTTCTAAGGCTACGGGTTTCCCAATTGCAAAAGTTGCAGCCAAATTGGCGGTAGGGTATACCCTGGATGAATTGCAGAATGAAATTACTGGTGGTGCAACCCCAGCTTCATTCGAACCGTCTATTGATTATGTTGTAACAAAAATTCCTCGCTTCACTTTTGAAAAATTCGGTGATGCGGATGCGCGCTTAACCACACAAATGAAATCCGTTGGTGAAGTAATGGCGATTGGCCGTACTTTCCAAGAATCATTGCAAAAAGCGTTGCGTGGTTTAGAAGTTGGCTCTGCTGGCTTTGAATCGAAAGTCGACTTATCTACTGAAGATACACGCGAAGAAGCCAAAGCGAAAATTCGCCGAGATTTATCCACTCCAGGTGCCGAGCGTATTTGGTATGTGGGGGATGCGTTCCGTTTGGGAATGGATTTGGAAGAGGTATTCGAGCGTTCCAAGATTGACCGTTGGTTCCTGATTCAAATTCTAGAAATTATTGAAACCGAAGCGCGTCTTGCCTCTGTTCCTTTATCTGCGATTGACAAAGATTCCATGTTCCGCCTTAAGCGCATGGGCTTTTCCGATAAGCGTCTAGCTGACTTGTTAGCAGTGAAAGAAAAATTGGTGAGAGATCACCGTATTGCTCTCGGCGTGCGTCCTGTATACAAGCGTGTTGATACCTGTGCGGCAGAATTTGCTACCGCTACGGCTTACATGTATTCAACCTATGAAGAAGAGTGTGAGTCCGAACCAAGTGATCGTGAAAAAATCATGGTGATTGGTGGTGGGCCAAACCGTATTGGTCAAGGTATTGAGTTTGACTACTGTTGTGTTCATGCTGCCTTGGCTGCACGTGAAGATGGTTACGAAACCATTATGGTTAACTGTAACCCGGAGACCGTTTCTACCGACTATGACACTTCTGATCGACTTTACTTCGAACCAGTTACTTTGGAAGATGTGTTAGAAATTGTTCACAAAGAAAAACCAAAAGGGGTCATTGTGCAGTTTGGTGGTCAAACACCACTTAAGCTTGCCCGTGCTTTGGAAGCGGAAAATGTACCGATTATTGGTACCAGCCCGGAAGCGATTGACCGCGCAGAAGATCGTGAGCAGTTCCAGCAAATGATTCACCGTCTTGGGTTGACTCAGCCGGCAAACGCCATTGTTCGTTCTACCGAAGAAGCGTTAAAAGTTGCGGCGGACGTAGGTTATCCATTGGTTGTTCGTCCATCCTATGTACTAGGTGGTCGTGCAATGGAAATCGTATACAACGAAAATGAACTGCGCACTTATATGCGCGATGCTGTGCAGGCCTCTGAAGATGCGCCTGTGTTATTGGATCACTTCCTGAATAATGCCATTGAAGTGGACATCGACGCAGTGTCTGATGGTAAAGACGTTGTCATTGGCGCGATCATGCAGCATATCGAGCAGTGTGGTGTTCACTCCGGTGACTCCGCATGTTCACTTCCACCGTATTCTTTACCTGAAGATGTACAAAACGAAATGCGTGAGCAAGTCAGAAAAATGGCTCACGAACTCGGTGTGGTTGGTCTGATGAATGTCCAGTTGGCATATCAGGATGAAACCATTTATGTCATCGAAGTGAACCCTCGCGGTTCCCGTACCGTGCCATTTGTGTCCAAGTGCATTGGTACTTCTTTAGCGAAAATTGCAGCCTTGTGTCAGGCAGGTAAGACTCTGGAAGAGCAGGGCTTTACCCAGGAAGTTATTCCAACTTACTTCAGTGTGAAAGAAGCCGTATTCCCATTCAATAAATTCCCTGCTGTGGACCCCATTCTTGGGCCGGAAATGAAATCAACCGGGGAAGTTATGGGCGTGGGCGATTGTTTCGCTGAGGCGTATTTGAAAGCTCAGGTTGCCAGTGGTTCTGCTGTTCCAACTTCGGGTACGGCGTTTATCAGTGTACGGGATGAAGATAAGCAAAAAGCCATTTTGATTGGTAAAGAGTTGTCCGACATGGGCTTCAAATTAGTTGCCACTCGCGGTACAGCGTTACCTTTGTTGGATGCAGGCATTGAAGTCGGCATCGTCAACAAAGTAGCCGAAGGTCGACCTCATATTGTGGATATGATTAAGAACCGAGAGATTCAAATCGTCATTAACACTACGGAAGGTAGAAAAGCGATTCGCGATTCCGCTTCTATTCGTCGAAGCGCTGAAAATAATCATGTTTACTACACAACGACTCTCGAAGGTGCGAAAGCGTTATGTATGGCATTAAGGTTCGGCGAAGAGAAAGAAGTTCGACGCTTACAAGATTTGCACACAAGGGTGGCAGGATAA
- the carA gene encoding glutamine-hydrolyzing carbamoyl-phosphate synthase small subunit: MADEQAAIFDQSNRRKAILVLEDGNVFHGQAIGIDGHSVGEVVFNTSITGYQEILTDPSYAKQIVTLTYPHIGNVGVNVEDEECGQIWASGLIIRDLPAISSNFRSEKSLDEYLQEKNILGIADIDTRRLTRILRDKGAQNGCIMAGDIDEQQALELAKGFAGLQGMDLAKEVTTSEAFSWQSGSWQLGEGFKPLAEAKYKVVAYDFGAKRNILRMLVDRGCDLTVVPAKTPVEDVLAMNPDGVFLSNGPGDPEPCDYAISAVKTLLEKDIPIFGICLGHQILALASGAKTVKMKFGHHGGNHPVQKLETGQVMITSQNHGFAVDESSLPANVKATHKSLFDQSLQGIHLTDKPAFSFQGHPEASPGPHDAADLFDHFIELMDAQK, from the coding sequence TTGGCTGACGAACAGGCTGCTATTTTTGACCAAAGTAACCGACGCAAAGCAATACTGGTGCTAGAGGATGGAAATGTTTTCCATGGTCAAGCCATTGGTATTGACGGCCATTCAGTCGGCGAGGTTGTTTTTAATACTTCCATCACTGGCTATCAAGAAATTCTTACTGACCCTTCCTACGCAAAACAAATCGTTACCCTCACTTATCCCCATATTGGCAATGTTGGTGTCAACGTTGAGGATGAAGAGTGTGGTCAGATTTGGGCTTCGGGTCTTATTATTCGTGACCTTCCTGCTATTTCGAGCAATTTCCGCTCGGAAAAGAGTTTGGACGAATACCTTCAGGAAAAGAACATACTAGGCATTGCTGACATTGATACTCGTCGTTTGACTCGAATCCTGCGGGATAAAGGTGCCCAAAACGGCTGTATCATGGCGGGCGACATCGATGAGCAGCAAGCTCTGGAGTTGGCGAAAGGTTTTGCCGGCTTGCAAGGCATGGACCTGGCAAAAGAAGTGACTACCAGTGAAGCTTTTTCATGGCAGTCTGGCTCATGGCAATTAGGAGAAGGCTTCAAGCCTTTGGCTGAAGCCAAATATAAAGTGGTCGCCTATGACTTCGGTGCTAAGCGCAACATTTTGCGTATGTTGGTGGATCGAGGTTGTGATCTAACGGTTGTGCCAGCTAAAACGCCTGTCGAAGACGTATTGGCTATGAATCCTGATGGTGTTTTCCTGTCCAACGGACCAGGGGACCCCGAGCCATGTGATTACGCGATCTCGGCGGTTAAAACGCTATTGGAAAAAGACATTCCGATTTTTGGTATTTGTTTAGGCCACCAGATTCTTGCCCTGGCAAGTGGAGCCAAAACAGTCAAAATGAAATTTGGTCATCACGGCGGCAACCACCCAGTGCAGAAACTGGAAACGGGGCAGGTGATGATTACCAGTCAGAACCACGGTTTTGCGGTGGACGAAAGCAGCTTGCCTGCCAATGTGAAGGCAACCCATAAGTCTTTGTTCGACCAGTCTTTGCAAGGTATTCACTTAACGGATAAGCCGGCATTCAGTTTTCAGGGGCACCCTGAAGCCAGTCCTGGCCCACATGACGCCGCAGACTTATTTGATCACTTTATCGAACTGATGGACGCGCAGAAATAA
- a CDS encoding response regulator: MSHEIENQHSILIVEDEPELAELLKEYLEASNFSAFIINNGLEAEQWLTEHTPSLILLDLMLPGKNGLDLCRSYREKSDTPIIMVTAKVEEIDRLLGLELGADDYICKPYSPREVIARVKAVLRRTESTTGAPTTSKGIVLDQDRQQVSIDGNHIELTTIEFRLFELLHSDPGKIYSRQYILDNIYTDYRIVSDRTVDSHIKKLRKKLQSALPEVDLIRSVYGAGYKFEPPV; this comes from the coding sequence ATGAGTCACGAAATCGAAAACCAGCACAGCATACTGATTGTTGAAGACGAACCGGAGCTTGCCGAATTACTTAAGGAGTATTTGGAAGCATCAAACTTTTCTGCGTTTATTATCAATAACGGTTTGGAGGCAGAACAGTGGTTAACGGAGCACACACCAAGCTTAATACTGCTTGATTTAATGCTACCTGGGAAAAATGGCTTGGATCTATGCCGTTCATACAGAGAAAAGTCCGACACACCAATTATCATGGTCACTGCCAAAGTCGAAGAAATTGATCGATTGCTTGGTTTGGAACTGGGTGCAGATGACTACATTTGCAAGCCCTACAGCCCAAGAGAAGTGATCGCGAGAGTTAAAGCGGTTTTAAGGCGAACAGAGTCTACTACCGGGGCTCCAACAACCAGCAAGGGCATTGTTCTCGATCAGGATCGCCAGCAAGTTTCCATCGACGGCAACCATATCGAACTCACCACTATTGAATTTCGCTTATTTGAATTACTCCACTCTGACCCAGGGAAAATCTATTCCAGACAGTACATCCTTGATAACATCTATACAGACTACCGCATTGTTAGCGACAGAACCGTTGACAGCCATATCAAGAAATTAAGGAAAAAACTGCAATCGGCGCTACCGGAAGTTGACTTAATCCGCTCTGTATATGGTGCAGGCTACAAGTTTGAACCACCAGTATAA
- the greA gene encoding transcription elongation factor GreA yields MQKFPMTVEGEKALRQELEQLKKVDRPRITAAIAEAREHGDLKENAEYHAAREQQGFCEGRIQDIEAKLSNAQVIDVCSIPEGEKVIFGVTVKIINTETDEEITYKIVGEDEANIKQNKISVTSPIARSLIGKEVGETAVVRAPGGDIEYEIDEVRHI; encoded by the coding sequence ATGCAAAAATTTCCAATGACTGTCGAAGGTGAAAAAGCGCTTCGTCAAGAACTTGAGCAGTTGAAGAAAGTGGATCGTCCTCGAATTACCGCTGCAATCGCAGAGGCGCGGGAGCATGGTGACTTAAAAGAGAATGCGGAATATCACGCTGCTCGTGAACAGCAAGGTTTTTGTGAAGGTCGTATCCAGGATATCGAAGCCAAGTTGTCCAATGCCCAGGTGATTGATGTGTGTTCGATACCGGAAGGTGAAAAGGTTATTTTTGGTGTAACGGTGAAAATCATTAACACCGAAACTGACGAAGAAATTACCTATAAAATTGTCGGTGAAGATGAAGCGAACATTAAGCAAAATAAAATATCGGTGACTTCACCTATTGCCCGCAGTTTGATCGGCAAAGAGGTTGGAGAAACTGCTGTTGTTCGCGCACCTGGCGGTGATATTGAGTATGAAATTGATGAGGTAAGACACATTTAG
- the ftsH gene encoding ATP-dependent zinc metalloprotease FtsH — MAKNLVLWLVIAAVLFSVFQTFQASEPRDELTYSEFVQDVRSDRVREVVVDGQIIKGVRYDNTSFTVVRPELWDPKLVDDLLNHDVQVKGSEPEQSSIWEQLLVASFPILLFIAVFVFFMRQMQGGSGGRGGPMSFAKSKAKLLGEDQVKTTFADVAGVDEAKEEVQELVDYLMDPSRFQRLGGKIPRGVLMAGPPGTGKTLLAKAIAGEAKVPFFSISGSDFVEMFVGVGASRVRDMFDQAKKQSPCIIFIDEIDAVGRHRGGGHGGGHDEREQTLNQLLVEMDGFEGNEGVIVIAATNRPDVLDRALLRPGRFDRQVFVGLPDIRGREQILKVHMRKVPLDDNVQASVIARGTPGFSGADLANLVNEAALFAARANKRLVTMDEFEKARDKILMGTERKSMVMSEKEKENTAYHEAGHAIVGRLVPEHDPVHKVSIIPRGRALGVTQFLPEEDKYSKSKRQIESELCTLFGGRIAEEMTLGLDGVTTGASNDIERATDLARNMVTKWGLSEKLGPLHYGEDEGAYPGTGTLQYSGATSKLIDEEVRRIIDDTYARAKNILDENRDILESMKDALMEYETIDSEQVDDLMARRKVRPPQSWHDSGPKGGAGTSKDTETKKDSSEKPVGGPAKEH, encoded by the coding sequence ATGGCAAAAAATCTGGTGCTGTGGCTGGTAATTGCAGCTGTCCTGTTTTCTGTTTTTCAAACTTTTCAGGCATCAGAACCAAGAGATGAATTGACCTATTCTGAATTTGTTCAGGATGTGCGTTCAGACCGTGTACGCGAAGTGGTTGTTGATGGACAAATTATTAAAGGTGTTCGCTACGATAACACCTCATTTACCGTAGTTCGCCCAGAACTTTGGGATCCCAAACTGGTTGATGACTTATTGAACCACGATGTGCAGGTAAAAGGCTCCGAGCCAGAGCAGTCCAGTATCTGGGAGCAATTATTGGTCGCCAGCTTCCCTATCCTTCTGTTTATTGCTGTTTTTGTTTTCTTTATGCGCCAAATGCAAGGTGGTAGTGGTGGTCGTGGTGGCCCCATGAGCTTTGCGAAAAGCAAGGCAAAACTGCTTGGCGAAGATCAGGTTAAAACGACATTCGCCGATGTGGCTGGTGTCGATGAAGCAAAAGAAGAGGTTCAGGAACTCGTTGATTATTTGATGGACCCCTCTCGCTTTCAGCGTTTGGGCGGCAAAATTCCACGTGGTGTCTTGATGGCTGGGCCTCCGGGAACAGGTAAAACCCTGTTGGCGAAAGCCATTGCTGGTGAAGCTAAAGTACCGTTCTTCTCCATCTCCGGTTCAGACTTTGTGGAAATGTTTGTTGGTGTGGGTGCTTCCCGTGTGCGTGATATGTTTGATCAGGCAAAGAAGCAGTCGCCGTGTATCATCTTTATCGATGAGATTGATGCAGTAGGTCGTCATCGTGGCGGCGGTCATGGCGGTGGTCACGATGAGCGCGAGCAAACGCTAAACCAACTGCTCGTTGAAATGGATGGTTTTGAAGGCAATGAAGGTGTGATTGTCATTGCCGCTACTAACCGTCCTGATGTGCTCGACCGAGCTCTGTTACGTCCAGGCCGCTTTGACCGACAAGTGTTTGTTGGCTTGCCAGATATTCGTGGTCGTGAGCAAATTTTGAAGGTACACATGCGTAAAGTACCCTTGGATGACAATGTTCAGGCATCGGTGATTGCGCGCGGTACACCAGGGTTTTCCGGTGCTGACTTGGCGAACTTGGTGAACGAAGCTGCTTTATTTGCCGCGCGAGCCAATAAGCGTCTGGTTACTATGGATGAGTTCGAAAAAGCCCGCGACAAGATTCTTATGGGAACCGAACGCAAGTCCATGGTGATGAGTGAAAAAGAAAAGGAAAATACGGCATACCATGAGGCAGGGCACGCAATTGTTGGGCGCTTGGTGCCGGAACACGACCCTGTACATAAGGTTAGTATTATCCCTCGTGGGCGCGCATTGGGTGTAACCCAGTTTCTCCCTGAAGAAGATAAGTACAGCAAAAGTAAGCGACAAATCGAATCTGAGCTTTGTACATTATTTGGTGGCCGTATCGCGGAGGAAATGACACTTGGTCTTGATGGTGTTACGACCGGTGCTTCCAATGATATTGAGCGCGCGACTGATTTGGCTCGTAATATGGTGACAAAATGGGGCTTGTCGGAAAAGCTTGGCCCGCTTCACTACGGTGAAGATGAAGGGGCTTATCCGGGAACGGGAACCTTGCAATATTCTGGCGCAACCTCAAAATTGATTGATGAAGAAGTTCGTCGGATTATTGATGATACTTACGCAAGAGCAAAAAACATCTTGGATGAGAATCGCGATATTCTTGAATCGATGAAAGACGCTCTGATGGAATACGAAACCATTGATTCTGAGCAGGTCGATGATCTTATGGCCCGTAGGAAAGTTCGTCCGCCTCAAAGCTGGCATGACAGCGGCCCTAAAGGTGGTGCTGGTACAAGCAAAGATACCGAGACCAAAAAAGACTCCTCCGAAAAACCGGTAGGCGGTCCAGCCAAAGAGCATTAA
- the rlmE gene encoding 23S rRNA (uridine(2552)-2'-O)-methyltransferase RlmE, translating into MARSKSSHRWLREHFNDHYVKESQKDGYRSRASYKLIELNKKDRLFKPGQTVIDLGAAPGGWSQVAIQEVGEKGRVVASDILPMDSIADVDFVQGDFTEESVLNEILAVMDGDLADLVISDMAPNMSGIQAVDQPKSMYLVELAMDLAKQTLNRGGVFVSKVFQGEGFDQFFADAKNSFQTVVTRKPDASRARSREVYLVAKGFKG; encoded by the coding sequence ATGGCTCGATCGAAAAGCAGTCATCGATGGCTTCGTGAGCACTTCAATGACCATTACGTCAAAGAATCCCAGAAGGACGGTTACCGTTCGAGGGCAAGTTATAAGCTAATAGAGCTGAATAAAAAGGACAGGCTGTTTAAGCCTGGTCAAACCGTTATTGATTTGGGGGCTGCCCCCGGTGGTTGGTCGCAAGTGGCGATTCAAGAGGTGGGTGAGAAAGGAAGGGTCGTGGCATCGGATATTTTGCCGATGGATTCCATTGCCGACGTTGACTTCGTTCAGGGGGATTTCACTGAAGAATCGGTTCTGAACGAGATATTGGCAGTTATGGATGGCGATCTGGCCGATTTGGTGATTTCAGATATGGCCCCAAATATGAGTGGCATTCAAGCTGTGGATCAGCCTAAATCCATGTATTTGGTGGAGCTGGCGATGGATTTGGCGAAACAAACCCTCAATCGAGGAGGTGTTTTTGTGTCTAAAGTGTTTCAGGGTGAAGGGTTTGATCAGTTTTTTGCTGATGCCAAAAATAGCTTTCAGACTGTTGTCACTCGTAAACCTGACGCATCTCGTGCCCGATCCAGAGAGGTCTATCTTGTCGCCAAAGGGTTCAAAGGCTAA
- a CDS encoding YhbY family RNA-binding protein has protein sequence MVVSNDNKKHFRQIGHGLKPVVMIAGNGLSEAVLAEVHRALEDHELIKVKLSVIDRAIRKEFIEEICTSCNAELIQEIGKVALIYRASQKPNIKTSNIR, from the coding sequence ATGGTAGTTTCCAACGACAACAAAAAACACTTTCGACAAATTGGCCACGGCCTTAAGCCAGTAGTAATGATCGCCGGTAATGGCTTGTCAGAAGCAGTGCTTGCTGAAGTTCATCGTGCTCTGGAAGACCACGAACTCATCAAGGTCAAACTATCCGTCATAGATAGGGCGATTCGCAAGGAATTCATCGAGGAAATCTGTACCAGTTGTAACGCTGAACTGATCCAAGAAATTGGTAAAGTGGCACTAATATATCGAGCATCACAGAAACCCAATATCAAAACCTCAAATATTCGCTAG
- a CDS encoding VOC family protein translates to MSTEPQSIMSHMSIGTNDYQKAIAFYDKVLATIGAQKIMSIPEGTAYGKNYPEFWVQPPFDGKAATVGNGVHFSFMATSKEQVHSFYEAALEAGATDDGAPGPRPHYGEPYYGCFVRDLDGHKIEATFWDMELAEKLGMNG, encoded by the coding sequence ATGAGTACTGAACCCCAATCCATCATGTCCCACATGTCCATTGGTACCAATGACTACCAAAAGGCCATCGCATTCTACGATAAAGTCCTTGCCACAATTGGCGCACAAAAGATCATGTCGATCCCAGAGGGCACCGCTTATGGTAAGAATTACCCGGAATTTTGGGTTCAACCACCTTTTGATGGCAAAGCGGCCACGGTAGGCAATGGCGTCCACTTTAGTTTTATGGCCACAAGTAAAGAGCAGGTTCACAGCTTTTATGAAGCCGCTTTGGAAGCCGGCGCGACAGATGACGGTGCCCCTGGCCCACGTCCACATTATGGCGAACCCTATTATGGCTGCTTTGTCCGCGACTTAGATGGTCACAAAATAGAAGCCACGTTCTGGGATATGGAACTTGCAGAAAAACTTGGCATGAACGGCTAA
- a CDS encoding ATP-binding protein, whose amino-acid sequence MLKSIKFKLWLTFLTTLLLSMLSMLLLTHASVKKGFLDYVTEQAIEQLVTLETTILEIYGKQGSFQPLENNIPLWRKLKYNTFRKYVAQQRLSENGNANPTPPEIKAHQKAFIDQLILTDAHKNLIVGRPVREQDYSWLPLNLEGTIIGYIGYVKPTDFLRSVDRLFVQQQLRAFVVISIGLIFFSFIVALVVSRWLTKPLSILSQSAKKLASGDFTIRIKNKSHDELGELCTNFNELAHTLSANEAARKQWVADISHEMRTPLAVVKAQIEAMQDGIRETSDKNLGILKEKIDSLNFLINDLYELSLSDLGALSYDKEPLFAQEIINQIADDFSERIAVAGHSFAVRNNLHPKDKIFGDRERIFQLFYNLLENSTRYTDSPGTISLTASRTNGTIIIYVEDSSPSVPKEQLGEIFNRLYRVEGSRNRETGGAGLGLSICSNIVDAHQGEIHAESSYLGGLRVCVSLPASKIK is encoded by the coding sequence ATGCTTAAGTCGATTAAATTCAAACTCTGGCTAACGTTTCTAACCACTTTGTTGCTCAGCATGCTTTCCATGCTACTGCTCACCCACGCCAGTGTTAAAAAGGGATTCCTCGATTACGTAACAGAACAGGCCATTGAGCAGCTGGTAACTCTGGAAACCACTATTTTAGAAATATACGGTAAACAAGGTTCATTTCAGCCACTGGAAAACAATATTCCCTTGTGGAGAAAATTAAAGTACAACACCTTTCGCAAGTATGTTGCGCAGCAACGACTTTCAGAAAATGGCAACGCCAACCCCACCCCACCTGAAATTAAAGCCCATCAAAAAGCATTTATTGATCAGCTTATCCTGACTGACGCACATAAGAATCTGATTGTCGGTCGCCCGGTGAGAGAACAGGACTATTCCTGGTTACCACTTAATCTGGAAGGAACAATTATTGGTTACATTGGCTATGTTAAACCGACTGATTTCTTGCGCTCAGTGGATCGGCTGTTTGTTCAGCAACAACTAAGGGCATTTGTCGTCATCAGTATCGGACTCATCTTCTTCTCATTTATTGTTGCACTGGTTGTTTCTCGCTGGCTGACCAAACCATTAAGCATTCTGTCGCAAAGCGCCAAAAAACTCGCTTCAGGTGACTTTACAATACGCATTAAAAACAAAAGCCACGACGAACTCGGAGAGCTGTGCACCAACTTTAACGAACTCGCACATACGCTATCCGCGAATGAAGCCGCGAGAAAACAATGGGTAGCTGACATTTCCCATGAAATGCGCACGCCTCTTGCGGTTGTTAAAGCACAAATCGAAGCCATGCAGGATGGTATTCGCGAAACCTCGGACAAAAACCTGGGCATTCTGAAAGAGAAAATTGATTCTCTTAACTTCCTGATCAACGACCTCTATGAGCTGTCTCTCTCCGATCTTGGGGCTCTGAGCTATGACAAAGAGCCGTTATTTGCTCAAGAGATAATTAACCAAATTGCCGATGATTTTAGCGAGCGAATTGCCGTTGCGGGCCATAGTTTTGCAGTAAGAAACAACCTTCACCCGAAGGATAAAATTTTTGGCGACAGAGAAAGAATATTTCAACTTTTCTATAACTTGCTGGAAAACAGCACTCGCTATACGGACTCTCCCGGCACAATTTCATTAACTGCCTCACGTACCAACGGCACGATAATTATATATGTCGAAGACAGCTCCCCCAGCGTCCCCAAAGAACAACTGGGCGAGATATTCAATCGTCTCTACCGTGTAGAAGGCTCACGTAACAGGGAAACTGGTGGTGCGGGACTTGGGCTGAGTATTTGTAGTAATATTGTCGATGCCCACCAGGGCGAAATCCACGCAGAGTCTTCTTACCTGGGCGGTTTGAGAGTCTGCGTAAGTTTACCTGCCAGCAAAATAAAATAG